The Oncorhynchus keta strain PuntledgeMale-10-30-2019 unplaced genomic scaffold, Oket_V2 Un_scaffold_20464_pilon_pilon, whole genome shotgun sequence DNA window TGGAAtctcctgtcccctgtgttttCCTTGTGGTAATAAAAGTGGACAGGTTCACAAAGGAAGAGCAAGAAGCCGTGGAGAGAATTGAAGACATAGTTGGTAAAGAGGGAATGGAAAGAAGCTGTATCCTTTTGACACATGGTGACATGGCAGATGAGCTGACAGTGGATGAAATGATTCAAGAAGAAGGAGCTGAAGACTTCAGTGAAGCGGTGATGAAATTCCAGGGGAGGTGCTATCTGTTCGACAATAAGATTGAGAGTCGTGATCAGGTTGACAATCTTCTGACCAAACTAGAACCACTCCAAAAGACTGGTGAGTACTGTAACATGTTGTTCCTGTAGAAACTGTTGTTAAAGACAAGCGGGTTATAGTGTGTCTTTCATTTGAAAAGGACATCTGGGGATAATTCATATAAAAACATTATCAATTAATTAATATAATAACATTATTAATGAATTAATATAATAACATGATCAattaattaaaataataatattattattcaATTAATATAATAACATTATTACTTAATTAATATAATAGCATTATTCATTAATTAATATAATAACATTATTGAGACAATTGTCAGTGGTTCTATTAACTCAacttttaaaaaaaagtgttttacaAATGTGCTTTTTCTTCATCTTCTTCATCAGCTTCCAACATGAATTCAGAAAACACCACGGAGAGCTCAGCTGAGAGAAGAATTGTGTTACTGGGCAGAAGTGGAGTTGGGAAGAGTGCATCAGGAAACACCATTTTGGGTCTGAGAGGATCAGAGCAGTTCAGGTCTGACTGTAGCTTTAACTCAGTAACAGAAAAAAGCGAGGCCAAATCAGCAGTAGTGGCAGGAAGGGAAGTCAAGGTGATAGACACACCTGGCCTCTCCAAGGGGAAACACACTCCTCAGCATGTGTTTAATGAGATGATGAAGAGTTGCCTGCTCGCTGAAGAGGGGCTGCATGCCTTTGTCTTAGTGATTGAACTGGGCAGGTTTGAAAAGAATGATGATGAGATAATTTACTTACTCAAAAAGGCATTTGGTAAGGAGGCCTTAAAATATGCAGTGGTTCTGTTCACACATGGTGATAGACTCAGCAGCCAAAACATTGAACAAAATATACAGGCAAACGAGGATCTTAAAAATCTTGTGGAAATGTGTGGTGGCAGATACTGTAtcttcaacaacacatccatgaACAACGAACGGCAGGTTAGGGAGTTGTTTACGAAGGTAGATGAGATGGTACAAGTCAATGGTGCTACAGCCTATGTTGGTGAGATTGTCGGCATAGCGCGCACTATCATGCGAGAACTAAGAGAGACCGCTACAGATTACAGAGATAGGCTGAGTACTGCCTGGAGACGCTTTTGCGTCTGGGTGGTCGCCATCTGGGTAGCAATGCGTGAATCTTTTACACGTTTTTTGAAAAACGCCATCATCTGTTCCAGAACATTTCCCCACACACTTGCCCACAATTACAGCGATCTTTCACAAATGTGCTAATTCACAGGTCATTTGAATCATCTGGAAATATTTACAGACAATTGAGGATACATTTTAAAGGTTATTTTCGACGTACCCATGTTGCTGTAGATACTTGTTAGTGGATAGAACcacggggtggcagggtagcctagtggttagagagttcgactagtaaccgcaaggttgcaagttcaaatcctagAGCTGACAAagtataaatctgtcgttctgcccctgaacaggcagttaacccactgttcctagaccgtcattgtaaataaaaatttgttctgacttgcctagttaaaggttaaaaaatatatatatataagaattaCCAGGGCAGTTGTCATCAGAGATTGCAGGACTATCAGGGCAGGTGTAATCGGGAGGGATTAGATATGGAGAAGGATGCGACTGAACAAACTATCACGTGTAAGGATGAATGACATCACACATCCCTCAAATAATCTTTCTCATTTATTAACAGAGGGCCAAGGTGTTCCATCTCATTTATTAACAGAGTGCCAAGGTGTTCCATCTCATTTATTAACAGAGGGCCAAGGTGTTCCATCTCATTTATTAACAGAGGGCCAAGGTGTTCCATCTCATTTATTAACAGAGGGCCAAGGTGTTCCATCTCATTTATTAACAGAGGGCCAAGGTGTTCCATCTCATTTATTAACAGAGGGCCAAGGTGTTCCATCTCATTTATTAACAGAGGGCCAAGGTGTTCCATCTCATTTATTAACAGAGGGCCAAGGTGTTCCATCTCATTTATTAACAGAGGGCCAAGGTGTTCCATCTCATTTATTAACAGAGGGCCAAGGTGTTCCATCTCATTTATTAACAGAGGGCCAAGGTGTTCCATCTCAGTTATTAACAGAGGGCCAAGGTGTTCCATCTCATTTATCAACAGAGGGCCAAGGTGTTCCATCTCATTTATTAACAGAGTGCCAAGGTGTTCCATCTCATTTATTAACAGAGGGCCAAGGTGTTCCATCATTTATTAACAGAGGGCCAAGGTGTTCCATCTCATTTATTAACAGAGGGCCAAGGTGTTCCATCTCATTTATTAACAGAGGGCCAAGGTGTTCCATCTCAGTTATTAACAGAGGGCCAAGGTGTTCCATCTCAGTTATTAACAGAGGGCCAAGGTGTTCCATCTCAGTTATTAACAGAGTGCCAAGGTGTTCCATCTCATTTATTAACAGAGTGCCAAGGTGTTCCATCTCATTTATTAACAGAGGGCCAAGGTGTTCCATCTCATTTATTAACAGAGTGCCAAGGTGTTCCATCTCATTTATTAACAGAGGGCCAAGGTGTTCCATCTAATTTATTAATAACAGAGTGCCAAGGTGTTCCATCTCATTTATTAACAGAGGGCCAAGGTGTTCCATCTCATTTATTAACAGAGGGCCAAGGTGTTCCATCTCATTTATTAACAGAGGGCCAAGGTGTTCCATCTCATTTATTAACAGAGGGCCAAGGTGTTCCATCTCAGTTATTAATAGAGGGCCAAGGTGTTCCATCTCATTTATTAACAGAGTGCCAAGGTGTTCCATCTCATTTATTAACAGAGGGCCAAGGTGTTCCATCTCATTTATTAACAGAGGGCCAAGGTGTTCCATCTCAGTTATTAATAGAGGGCCAAGGTGTTCCATCTAATTTATTAACAGAGTGCCAAGGTGTTCCATCTCATTTATTAACAGAGGGCCAACCTCAATACTCACCTCAATATTCACCTCAATACTCACCTCAATATTCACCTCAATACTCACCTCCAATATTCACCTCAATATTCACCTCAATACTCACCTCCAATATTCACCTCAATACTCACCTCCAATATTCACCTCAATACTCACATCAAAACACAAAAAGCAAAACACATTCATAGAAAACAAACACATGCTTCAGTAAAAAGGTGCTCGATATATTTGAATTGTATATgatcacaattggcccagtgtcgtccgggtttggccgggggaggccgtcaattgtaaatacaaatttttttcttgcctagttaaataaaataaaaacatttcaactttaAGGATATTATGAGATTTTTTTGGTCCGTTTCAAAATTTGATTGTGTATGGAGGCCTTTTTTGTTTataaatgtttttattattattttttaaatctttctAAATGTAATGTATCTCACTGTTTCTTGTGCTTTTTAATACATtatattacatgttaaacagcaAAAGGTTtatgaaataataaaataacTCTTTCTCTCATCAAGCGCTTCTGTGGTTAATGTTAGAACTTAGCAAGAGATCTCTCAATCAGTTTGTTGCATTCCAAAGTCCTATCTGGCTGGTTTACACTCCCCTGTCTGatgttctctcacacacacacacacacacacacacacacacacacacacacacacacacacacacacacacacacacacacacacacacacacacacacacacacacacacacacacacacacacacacacacacacacacacacacacacacacagtgagagagactATGCTTACTTATGTAATGTGatcatgcgccgaatacaagaaGTCTAAacttaacagtgaaatgcttacttacgagcccttaaccaaaaaaTGCATTTAGATAGTTATAAATTAAATAGTAACACAGTAAAATGACACAATAAACCAGTACAGAGTCTGTGTACTGggctattacatttacatttaacatttaagtcatttagcagacgctcttatccagagcgtcttacaaattggtgcattcaccttatgacatccagtggaacagccactttacaatagtgcatctaaatcttttagggggggggggtgagaaggattacttatcctatcctaggtattccttaaagaggtggggtttcaggtgtctccggaaggtggtgattgactccgctgtcctggcgtcgtgagggagtttgttccaccattgggggccagagcagcgaacagttttgactgggctgagcgggaactgtacttcctcagtggtagggaggcgagcaggccagaggtggatgaacgcagtgcccttgtttgggtgtagggcctgatcagagcctggaggtactgaggtgccgttcccctcacagctccgtaggcaagcaccatggtcttgtagcggatgcgagcttcaactggaagccagtggagagagcggaggagcggggtgacgtgagagaacttgggaaggttgaacaccagacgggctgcggcgttctggatgagttgtaggggtttaatggcacaggcagggagcccagccaacagcgagttgcagtaatccagacgggagatgacaagtgcctggattaggacctgcgccgcttcctgtgtgaggcagggtcgtactctgcggatgttgtagagcatgaacctacaggaacgggccaccgccttgatgttagttgagaacgacagggtattgtccaggatcacgccaaggttcttagcgctctgggaggaggacacaatgtagttgtcaaccgtgatggcgagatcatggaacgggcagtctttccctgggaggaagagcagctccgtcttgccgaggttcagcttgaggtggtgatccgtcatccacactgatatgtctgccagacatgcagagatgcgattcgccacctggtcatcagaagggggaaaggagaagattaattgtgtgtcgtctgcatagcaatgataggagagaccatgtgaggttatgacagagccaagtgacttggtgtatagcgagaataggagagggcctagaacagagccctgggggacaccagtggtgagagcgcgtggtgaggagacagattctcgccacgccacctggtaggagcgacctgtcaggtaggacgcaatccaagcgtgggccgcgccggagatgcccaactcgtagagggtggagaggaggatctgatggttcacagtatcgaaggcagccgataggtctagaaggatgagagcagaggagagagagttagctttagcagtgcggagcgcctccgtgatacagagaagagcagtctcagttgaatgactagtcttgaaacctgactgatttggatcaagaaggtcattctgagagagatagcgggagagctggccaaggacggcacgttcaagagttttggagagaaaagaaagaagggatactggtctgtagttgttgacatcggagggatcgagtgtaggttttttcagaaggggtgcaactctcgctctcttgaagacggaagggacgtagccagcggtcagggatgagttgatgagcgaggtgaggcggccggccgtcacaagacgcgagatttcatctggagagagaggggagaaagaggtcagagcacagggtagggcagtgtgagcagaaccagcggtgtcgtttgacttagcaaacgaggatcggatgtcgtcgaccttcttttcaaaatggttgacgaagtcatctgcagagagggaggagggggggggattcaggagggaggagaaggtggcaaagagcttcctagggttagaggcagatgcttggaatttagagtggtagaaagtggctttagcagcagagacagaggaggaaaatgtagagaggaggagtgaaaggatgccaggtccgcagggaggcgagttttcctccatttccgctcggctgcccggagccctgttctgtgagctcgcaatgagtcatcgagccacggagcgggaggggaggaccgagccggcctggaggataggggacatagagagtcaaaggatgcagaaagggaggagaggagggttgaggaggcagaatcaggagataggttggagaaggtttgagcagagggaagagatgataggatggaagaggagagagtagcgggggagagagagcgaaggttgggacggcgcgataccatccgagtaggggcagtgtgggaagtgttggatgagagcgagagggaaaaggatacaaggtagtggtcggagacttggaggagttgcaatgaggttagtggaagaacagcatctagtaaagatgaggttgagcgtattgcctgccttgtgagtagggggggaaggtgagagggtgaggtcaaaagagtagaggagtggaaagaaggaggcagagaggaatgagtcaaaggtagacgtggggaggttaaagtcgcccagaactgtgagaggtgatccgtcctcaggaaaggagcttatcaaggcatcaagctcattgatgaactctccgagggaacctggagggcgataaatgataaggatgttaagcttgaaagggctggtaactgtgacagcatggaattcaaaggaggcgatagacagatgggtaaggggagaaagagagaatgaccacttgggagagatgaggatcccggtgccaccaccccgctgaccagaagctctcggggtgtgcgagaacacgtgggcggacgaggagagagcagtaggagtagcagtgttatctgtggtgatccatgtttccgtcagtgccaagaagtcgagggactggagggaggcataggctgagatgaactctgccttgttggccgcagatcggcagttccagaggctaccggagacctggaactccacgtgggtcgtgcgcgctgggaccaccagattagggtggccgcggccacgcggtgtggagcgtttgtaaggtctgtgcagagaggagagaacagggatagacagacacatagttgacaggctacagaaggggctacgctaatgcaaggagattggaatgacaagtggactacacgtctcgaatgttcataaagttaagcttacgtagcaagaatcttattgactaaaatgattaaaatgatacagtactgctaaagtaggctagctggcagtgttgttgacactacactaatcaagtcgttccgttgagtgtaatagtttctacagtgcagctattcgggggctagctggctaactagcagtgttgattacgttacgttgcgttaaaagaacgacaatagctggctagctaacctagaaaatcgctctaggctacacaattatctttgatacaaagacggctatgtagctagctatgtagctagctacgatcaagcaaatcaaaccgttgtgctgtaatgaaatgaaatgaaaatgtgatactacctgtggagcgaagcggaatgcgaccgggttgttgagtgggaagttatattcggtagacgttggctagctgttagctaggtagcagtgtctcctacgttaaggacgacaaatagctggctagctaacctcgttaaattaagataatcactctaagactacacactctaaactacacaattatcttggatacgaagacagcaaagacaactatgtagctagctaacactacactaatcaaatgctaaatgacttaaatgtaatgtaatgtaatgtaatgtaatcaagtcgttcagttgagtgtaatagtttctacagtgctgctattcggtagacggtggacgttagctagctggctagctgctgggcagtagactacgttaggatgacgaaatacgataattacgcaattatctttgatacaaagatggCTATGTAGCtggctaagaagaaattgctaagattagacaaatcaaaccgttgtactataatgaaatgtaatgaaaagtaatactacctgcggaccgaagtgcgaatgcgaccgctcgctcgctccaacccggaaggtaggtagttgggtgaaaaaaaagttttaaagtattcaatcacaccccttgactttttccacattttgttacattacagccttattctaaaatgtattaaatgaaaTAGAAACtccgcaatctacacacaataccccaataatgacatcacaataccccagaatgacatcacaataccccagaatgacatcacaataccccaataatgacatcacaataccccaataatgacaaagagaaaacacgTTTTtggaaattttagcaaatgtattaaaaataaacagataccttatttacttcagtattcagactctttgctatgtgACTCGAAATTCgtctcaggtgcatcttgtttcccttgatcatccttgagatgtttctacaacttgattggagtccacctgtggtaaattcaattgattggacaagatttggaaaggcacacacctgtctatataaggtcccacagttgacagtgcatgtcatagcAAAAACTAGGTCATGAGGTTGAATGAATTGTCCATagggctccgagacaggattgtgtcgaggcacagatctggagaaggctaccaaaacatttctgcagcattgaagatcctcaagaacacagtggtctccatcattctttaaATGGAAACAGTTTGAAACCACCAACatctcctagagctggccaatctggggagaaggtcatctccctgaccgaggacccgatggtcactctgacagagctttagagttcctctgtggagatgggagaaccttccagaaggacaaccagccATCTCTGCAttcgagacctgaaaatagctgtgcagcaactctccccatccaaacctgatagagcttgagaggatctgcagggaagaatgggaagaacaccccaaatacaggtgtaccaaacTTGTAGCATCACCCTAGAagtcttgaggctgtaattgctgtcagtggtgcttcaacaaagtaatgagtaaagggtctgaatacttctataaatgtgtaaaaacctgtttttgctttgtcattatgaagtATTGTGTATAGTAGATTGACGAGGgcaaaaaaaaagagaaagattgaatcagttttagaataaggatgaAACCTAACAATGTGGgaagagtcaaggggtctgaatactttctgaaggccctgtatatgtAGGTAGGTGGTGAACGTCTGGGTAGCCGTTTAACTGTTCAGCATTGTTATGGCTTTGGCGTAGAAACCGCTCAGGATCTGTTTGGTCCTCAGACTTGGCTCTCTGGTACCGCAGAGAGAAAGGACTGTGacttggatggctggagtctGTGACAGTTTTTTTtagggacttcctctgacaccgcctgttatagtggtcctgggtggcaggaagcccAAGTGATGTAGTTGtcctctgtagcaccttgtggtcagatgctgagcagttgccaaatcttttcagcctcctgagggagaaAGCGGCGTTGTCGTGCTTCATGAttatgttggtgtgtttggaccatgataggtcctttatgggacaggaagctaggccaggactaatgggacaggaagctaggccaggattaatgggacaggaagctaggccaggattaatgggacaggaagctaggccaggattaatgggacaggaagctaggccaggattaatgggacaggaagctaggccagGACTAATGGGACAGGAAGCGAGGCCAGGATtaatgggacaggaagctaggccaggattaatgggacaggaagctaggccaggattaatgggacaggaagcgaggccaggactaatgggacaggaagctaggccaggactaatgggacaggaagctaggccaggattaatgggacaggaagctaggccaggactaatgggacaggactaatgggacaggaagctaggccagCCAGGATtaatgggacaggaagctaggccaggattaatgggacaggaagct harbors:
- the LOC118377267 gene encoding GTPase IMAP family member 8-like — encoded protein: MAESRMTESPHLRIVLLGKTGVGKSASGNSILGRKVFLSKRSLVSVTKDCAEDMCVINGRNISVVDTVGIFNTNSSDGLIEAECKRAMESPVPCVFLVVIKVDRFTKEEQEAVERIEDIVGKEGMERSCILLTHGDMADELTVDEMIQEEGAEDFSEAVMKFQGRCYLFDNKIESRDQVDNLLTKLEPLQKTASNMNSENTTESSAERRIVLLGRSGVGKSASGNTILGLRGSEQFRSDCSFNSVTEKSEAKSAVVAGREVKVIDTPGLSKGKHTPQHVFNEMMKSCLLAEEGLHAFVLVIELGRFEKNDDEIIYLLKKAFGKEALKYAVVLFTHGDRLSSQNIEQNIQANEDLKNLVEMCGGRYCIFNNTSMNNERQVRELFTKVDEMVQVNGATAYVGEIVGIARTIMRELRETATDYRDRLSTAWRRFCVWVVAIWVAMRESFTRFLKNAIICSRTFPHTLAHNYSDLSQMC